actatacAGGACACATGGTAAAATCAACTCACACTTTTATAGCATCTCCAAGGTTAAAATGCCTTTCTATGCCGTACTAGGCATGAGGGGTTGTGAGGGCTTACAGATTAATCGGTGAGGAGTTTTACAAGGCCAGGTGATTTGACATTGAGTGTGTACTCAGTGCTTGGTGTTCAAGTCTTCTGTCCCCACTCCTGTTCCTTGGATTCTAGTTATCTGTCGCACAGCTGCCCATGGAAGACCTTGTGGGTGACATTGACTTCTGAAGCTCAACTCTCTCATGTCACACAGAGAGAGTAACTTACTGAGGCTGAGTTGCTGGGTTGCTTTCggcttttgctttctttgtatCATCCCACTGCACCGAGAGTGACTGGGACAGTCCACTATGTTCTATGTGGCAGAAGTAGGGGTCTCTGTCCTGAGGAGGGACTTCCACCTCCACCCAGGACAGGTAGGTGCCATTTCCATTGGGAAAAACACCTCCTGATTTGGATGCCAGCATTTTGCCGGCCCGGTTCCAGTGCAGACTTATTCCTTGTGGGTAGAAGTCATAGGCCAGGCATTTGAATGTCCTTTTTCTTCCTGGGGCTGCACGGCTGGTGATTGTCACAGTGGGAGGATCTGTGGAGGGATCAAGTGTGGATGTTGAGAGTTTTAAGGTGGACTTTTTCCTTCCATGCTTTCATTCCTAACTCCCTGGATGACCATTTAATCTGACTCCACCAAGAGACCTTTGTGAAGCTCAGGAAGGTCTGAGGCTTCCCCCAAGCCTTCCCTGATGGGTTATGTAATATGTCCACAGCTACTTTCTCACTCCCTGCCTCATGTTGTGGTGTATTGACTTCAGCTGGCAACCGACGTCAGTTGAGACagggttggggagatagctcagtgggtaaagggctgGCTGCATAAACATGATGATCTGAGCTTGGATCTCCAGAACACATGTAAAAGTTGGATGCAGTCATGCATGTCTCTGTCCCCAGAGCTCATATATGGTGATGGgtaacagagacaggaaaataccTGGAAGCTGGTTGGCAGGCTAGCCTggtgtctcaaacaaggtagaaggtgggGACCAACAGCTGAGGCTCTCTTCcaatctccacacatgcaccctcatacatacatttatgcatacatacatatataatacatcatacacacacggagAGAACAAAACAtagagacaggacctcactatgtgcgtagcccaggctggtcctgaacttgtGTTATTCCtgccccaagtgctaggattactggcatgtgtactaccatgcccagattCTGAGTGTCTTAAGTGTGCTTTAtagccccacccccatctcagcccagctccttccttctgtccacaTCTCTGTCCATTAAGCTGTTTCATATTCTAAATagtcatttccccttttctccagTGATGTTTCAGTGTGTGGCACTTGATTCTGCTCCTGTTTGTTCTTCCTTCCTAGCCAGACGTTTAACACACCTACCTCCTCACTACAAACAAGATGAGAGGCATCACTGTATCGAGGAACTGCTATGGAGTTTGGAATCTGAAATGTGGAATTTGAGTGCCAACTGAAGCTGAAtcccagttctttctttctccatctctcccacccctttCAGAGACAGGGTATAGCTCTCCTGGTACTTGTCATGGAGGCAGGCCCTGAACTCATGGCAATGCTCTCTACCCttaaccttctgagtgctgggattacagcatgtgCTGCAAAGCAAGGATTATTTAGGGAACCTTGCAATTAAGCCAGTTTTGTtcctgacttgtgtgtgtgtgtgtgtgtgtgtgtatgtgtgtgtgtatgtgtgtgtgtgtgtgtgtgtgtatgtatttaagaTTGAATCCAGactcttgtacatgctaggtaggtgctctaccactgagccacaccccagcccctcactgggggattctaagcaggtactctaccactgagccataccccagcccctcactgggggattctaggcaggtgctctaccactgagtcacatcccagcCTCTCATTGGGGGAGTCTAAGCAGGTGCTCTAAAACTGAGCTGTAACCCCTAGTTCTTTCCACTTTTTTGATGAACATTCGTTTTGGCTCTCACATCATGTCTTCAGAAGGAACGAATCCTAGTAGATGAAAGCTGAGGGAGTAAGGGACTAATAGGGATTGATGGGACAACCTGCCATGGTCCCCTGAGCCTGAGATCACCTTGGTTTTCAGTTTAGTACTTGGAGCAGATCATAAAAGCAGTGCATACCTTTTTGGTCCAGATGAGATCTGCTGTAGTTCAGGTACCTCTTCAGCATTGTGGGGCACTCCTCCTCTAGGTATGCCTTGGCTTGCTGTGTGTAGACTTTTTCTGCCTCCCACTTCAGCTTGGTGTTCTCAGCTGCTGGGACTAAGGGGATCCAGGCTGGGATTTCTTTGTTGAATTCGATGAAATCCTGTCCATCGTAGGCATACCTCCAGAATGCTCCATTGCTTCTGTTATTCAATAGCTCACAACCGAACATTCCCTGGAAGGTGTGAGACCCTGAAGCCTCCCCGACCCCACAGGGATTCAGTCAGATGGGTGCCAACTCCAGCTGAGCAACTTTCATTCCTACATGCTTGGGAATCTAAACACTCAATTCTTTATCTTGGCAAACAggttactgctgtgggatgatccttctgtacgctgtgaatatgtattactctcattggttaataaagaatctgtttggccagtagccaggcaggataaggttaggcagaaaaAACAAACTAAGGAGGGGATGGAGAAGGATGGAGCAAGAGAGATGCCAGTGAACCACCCAAgaaacaagatgccagaggaccagtaatgccacagacCATATGGcaatacataaatgaatagaaatgggttaattcaaatgtaaaaagagctagttaataataagcctgagctaatggccaagcattcTGTAATTAGTATAaccctctgagtggttatttgggaattggcaggtgggagagaaatgtccatttacagGTTACTAGCCAGGCACACAGCAGAGGAAGAAACTGTATTTGGCTGGGTGTTTCAGGCCTCTCTCAGAGGAAATGCATTC
The sequence above is a segment of the Peromyscus eremicus unplaced genomic scaffold, PerEre_H2_v1 PerEre#2#unplaced_1518, whole genome shotgun sequence genome. Coding sequences within it:
- the LOC131902048 gene encoding zinc-alpha-2-glycoprotein-like, producing the protein MVPVLLSLPLLLGPAVLQETDEIFPSSAGPYSLIFLYTGLSRPSKGIPRFQATAFLNDQAFFHYDSNSRKAEPVGPWSQVEGMEDWEKESQLQRAREEIFLVTLKDIMDYYKDSAGSHTFQGMFGCELLNNRSNGAFWRYAYDGQDFIEFNKEIPAWIPLVPAAENTKLKWEAEKVYTQQAKAYLEEECPTMLKRYLNYSRSHLDQKDPPTVTITSRAAPGRKRTFKCLAYDFYPQGISLHWNRAGKMLASKSGGVFPNGNGTYLSWVEVEVPPQDRDPYFCHIEHSGLSQSLSVQWDDTKKAKAESNPATQPQ